One stretch of Commensalibacter melissae DNA includes these proteins:
- the murA gene encoding UDP-N-acetylglucosamine 1-carboxyvinyltransferase, translating into MDRFLIRGGRPLYGDIVIGGAKNAALPIMACALLTPEPLSLRNVPSIVDIRTMCALLQQHGLTITYNDKDPHHITFQGDIANTEAPYNIVSKMRASILVLGPILARCGKAKVSLPGGCAIGTRPVNLHLDALKALGAEIEINQGYVIATAPKGLRGGRFVFPFVSVGATENTIMAACLAKGRTELLNAAREPEICDLIDCLIAMGAKIEGKGTSHLIIDGVDHLHGAEHSILFDRIECGTYACAAGITGGELRLIGADIHAMGSVIHALEEAGVEVFPEKNAILVRRTGDLRGIDIMTEPYPGFPTDMQAQFMALLSISEGASMITETIFENRFMHVPELNRMGARINVHGSSAIIRGVHSLSGAPVMATDLRASFSLILAGLAAAGETSLNRIYHLDRGYEAVDQKLSACGAQIERIKTK; encoded by the coding sequence ATGGATCGCTTTTTAATCCGTGGGGGCAGACCCTTATATGGTGATATCGTCATTGGGGGGGCAAAAAACGCAGCTTTGCCAATCATGGCATGTGCCTTGCTTACCCCTGAACCTTTATCACTAAGAAATGTTCCAAGTATTGTTGATATACGTACCATGTGCGCACTTCTGCAACAACATGGTCTTACTATCACTTATAATGACAAGGATCCACATCATATCACTTTTCAAGGGGATATTGCAAACACCGAAGCTCCCTACAATATCGTTTCGAAAATGCGGGCTTCTATCCTTGTTCTAGGGCCCATCCTAGCTCGTTGTGGTAAGGCCAAGGTCTCCCTGCCGGGAGGATGTGCAATCGGAACCCGTCCTGTTAATCTTCATCTGGATGCACTCAAAGCCTTGGGCGCTGAAATCGAAATTAATCAGGGATATGTTATTGCAACTGCACCCAAGGGATTACGTGGTGGTCGCTTTGTATTTCCATTTGTTTCTGTTGGCGCTACAGAAAATACAATCATGGCTGCCTGCCTTGCCAAAGGCAGAACGGAACTGCTGAATGCAGCCCGTGAACCTGAAATCTGCGATCTTATCGACTGCTTGATCGCGATGGGTGCAAAAATAGAGGGTAAAGGAACAAGTCATCTGATCATTGATGGCGTGGATCATTTACATGGCGCGGAACATTCCATCCTGTTTGATCGAATTGAATGCGGTACCTATGCCTGTGCAGCCGGTATTACAGGTGGAGAACTGCGCCTGATCGGAGCCGACATTCATGCCATGGGATCTGTTATTCATGCGTTGGAAGAGGCTGGGGTAGAAGTGTTTCCGGAAAAAAACGCCATTCTTGTCCGGCGCACGGGTGATTTAAGAGGCATTGATATCATGACAGAACCCTATCCAGGTTTTCCGACGGATATGCAGGCCCAATTCATGGCCCTTCTCTCAATTTCTGAAGGAGCGAGCATGATTACGGAAACAATTTTTGAAAACCGTTTCATGCATGTCCCAGAACTGAACCGTATGGGTGCAAGAATCAATGTTCATGGTTCTTCAGCAATTATTCGTGGTGTTCATTCCCTATCCGGCGCGCCTGTTATGGCAACGGATCTACGGGCTTCGTTTTCGTTAATTCTAGCCGGTCTAGCCGCAGCCGGAGAAACAAGCCTGAACAGGATTTATCATCTAGACCGCGGTTATGAAGCAGTTGATCAAAAACTGTCTGCCTGCGGTGCTCAAATTGAAAGAATCAAGACTAAATAA